ccctgaattgtatctctctcaaattccgcattcttcaaatttagttGATTGGTAAGCCGATAGAATTCGATCCCCTGCACTAGCTTCTGAAacgtgcactttggtagagactTGGTGAGCAGGTCTGGCATATTTTCATTGGAgcggatttgtctgacttcaataactttagtcttctgaagctcatgtgcattgaaaaactttggagatatgtgtttagtcttatcgccCTTGATGAATCTTTCCTTTATTTAGGCAACGCAgactgcattatcttcatggataACAGTTGGggtgtctgtctttgaaggtagactACATGAATTCTAGgtatgatggatcattgatcttaactaagaacattcacgacttgcttcatgtaaagcaagtatttctgagtgattggaagatgtagcaactaatgtttgctttgttgagcgCCATGAAATTGATGTATCTCCATTAGTGAATACATATCCAGTTTGTGAGCGGGTTTTATGTGGATCagagagaaaaccagcatctaCATATCCAATAAGGGTCTGGTCATTTGTGGATTTCTCGTAGTAAAAGAGGCCCATGTTTGTTGTCCCACGACAGTATCACAATACATCTTTAACTCCattccaatgacgaattgttaGAGCAGAGCTAACAAGttgactgaaaaagctatatctgatctagtacattgtgctaaatataaTAAAGCACATATTgcactcaaatatggtacttctggaccaaggaccatttcatcatcttcttttggaatgaatggatctttcttagtGTCCAAAGAATGAACAACTATTGGCGTCctgagtggataagccttgtccatgccaaatcacTTCAGGATTTTTTtaatgtaagctgattgatggaccaaaattcctTTAACataatgctcgatctgcaggccgagacaatattttgtttttccaaggtctttcatttcaaattcacttttcagatattcaacagttttattgagctcttcaagggttccaactaggttcatatcatcaatATATATTGCCACTATAACAAATCcagaatttgatttcttaatgaacacacaagggcaaatgacattgttggtatatccttctttgatcaaatactcactgaaacgattataccacattcgttcAGATTACTTCAGCCCATATAATGATCGCTTTAATTTGATCGACAACATACCTCATGGTTTGTTAGTCgtttcaggcaacttaagttattctgggactttcatacatatgtcagtatctaattctccatatagatacgcaaTGATAACATCCATAAGttgcatgtcaagtttttctgaaaccacCAAACTTATaaagtaacggaacgtaattgcatccattacaggagagtatgtctcttcataattaattccaggtctttgtgaaaaaccttgtgcaataagtcgtgctttatatcttgcaatctcgtttttcttaTTGCGTTTTCTTGTTTGTAACCCACGAGGTTTACACCAAGTGGGGTTTGGACTAtcggtccaaaaacacttcacTTTTCCAAGGAATTCAATTATGCCTGGATTGCATTTTGCCACATAGGCCAATCTTATCTCTGTTTGCATTCATTAATagagcggggctcaatatcatcgCTTAATATGATTTCACTGGCTACTGCGAATGCGAACATGTCGTCGATGgttatttcatttcgatcccacaattcgttagtacatgcataatttatggagatttctttgctttcatatgcttctgtctcttcagggacatgtgtctcattaaggacattttctttttctgaaagttcaaaatcatgaattgtggatttattattcattgtctttttctGAATGATTTCGTTTGGGTTTAGTTGTgccctcatctttctctttcgaggggctggatcttttgaacctgggggtTTACCAAGCTTCAAGCATGCGTTGAATGAATCATTCgttgccactttattttgtctaacagagacatcaattcttgtaggcatatttgcagctggtatatgtgattttgtcacttttgaagcatcattaaatgcatctggcatttgattagcaatactTTAAAGATGGACGatccttttcacttcattttcacattgagtgcttcgtggatcaaaatgagataaggtaGGCACAACCCATGTTAGCTCTtgccgttcttctggaacgatcttttctccccctaatgacaggaagattgtctcatcaaagtgacaatcagcaaaataagctgtaaacatatcacctgtcaagggttccaaatatctaatgatagatcgtgaatcaaaacccacataaattcccagtttGCGTTGAGGTCCCATTTTAATGCGTTGTGGCGGTGCAATAGacacataaacagcacaaccaaaaactcgtaaatgggAAATCTTTGGCTGctgcccaaacacgagttgtattgatgagtactggtggttggctatgggtctcaatcaaaccaatgatgcagcatgtaaaatggcatgtccccatgcagaGACTGGCAATTGTGTTTTCATAAGCAGGGTACGAGCTATTAATTGAAGTCTATTGATAAAGGCttttgctaaaccattttgagtatggacatgaggaacagggtgttcaacatcaatgcccagtatcatgcaataatcatcaaaggtttgaaacgtaaattcaccagcgttattAAGTCGGATTGACTTAATAGGGtgatctgggaactgtgctagcaacttaattatctgagtaagaagtctcgcaaaagctatATTTCGAGTATacaataggcaaacatgtgaccatcgagtagatgcatcaaccaaaatcataaaatatcgaaatggtccacaaggtggttgaataggcccacaaatatccccttgaattctttgcaaaaatgatggggattcagcatCAATCTTGGTCTagttaccaacttcccttgagaacaagctttgcaagggttatcatttgggATAGCAATGTGTCTGCTTAATAAtagatgtccattagagttggtaatgatcctaCAATCATAGTGGAACCTGGATgacccaaacgatcatgccaaagcatataaatttttgaatcaatgaacttctggttcatgataatatgtgtttcaattgtctttatgtatgtataatacaatccactcaaTAAACCACGCAACTTCTCaaatatacgcttctgggttttattggaggtaatgcatagatattccacattttttgcacttttcgtttcaatgtgtTATCCATTTAAACTTATGTCTTTAAAACTTAACAAATTTTGAATAGATTGAGTAGTGTACAACGCattttgtatggacaatattgttctaTTTGGTAACATGATTTGAACTTTTCCTAAGCCTTCAATTACCTCTGATTGGCCTGATATTGTTTTCACCTTTTCTTTTGTAAGCATCAAGCTTAAGAAATATtttcgatctcgaagtattgtaTGCGTGGTTACGTtgtctgcaagacaaatatctccgccattgctcttgttttgataataaccatagtttttatccatgctttATGAGTAAGGAAATCAcaattaaaaacaatttattcaTAATAAAAGGAAACTGAAATGCCACTTATATTGAATTGAAATGCAAGCTTTAAACTACAAGTTCAGAATAATAAGAATACATCAAACAGAAGTGATTTAATAGGATGAATACACTTTATTCCCTTTTTCCACAATGAAGTCTAAAGACATCCAAGTGGATTTTGTTCAATTGCCTTGATAAATCGAATActggatcaggtatatccatCGGTTAAGCTTGGTCGATAAAATTGGTTTCGACACATTTCTCCTTGAGGGAGGCTTCATATAGATCCACCAGATGTTTTGGGCTACGACAGGTACGCACCTAGTGTCCATTGCCACCGCATCTATGACAAACTCCTTTAAGATTTCTAAGAGTGTTATTCATATGAACTTTGCCTTTCTGGCGATTTGCATTCTTGAAGCTCGGGCCTGAATTATgccttggaacctggttgtgaaactaGACACTATAATTTTTGCCTTTCTCATTTTACTAGCCTAGCTTGTGGCTACAtcctcgtttgtaattattgcTACGAGAGGATGTGGTGTTCACTTCGAGGGAAGcagcattcacttctgggaatgATTGTGATCCAGTAGGTTGAgactgatgattcttcatcaaaagctcaTTGTTTTGTTTAGCTACAAGAAGCATAGATATCAGGTGGTTGTACTCAGTAAAGCCTTGCTCTGTATACTGCTGCTGCAGGAGCACGTTGGAGGCATTAAATatgctgaaagtcttttccagcatATCTTCCTCAGTGATGGTTTCCCCACAGAGCTTCATCTGAAAGCTAATTTTGAACATTGCAGAATTGTACTCAACTACCGTtttgaaatcctggatccttaggtgagtccacTCATAACAAGCCCTTGGAAGAATCATCATTTTCTGATGATTGTATTTGTTTCTCAGTTCATTCCAGAGGGCTAATGGATCTTCAACTATTAGGTACTCGTTTTTCAGTCCTTCATCAAGGTGGCAacgaataaagatcatggccttCGCCCGATCTTGAGATGATGCACTATTCTCCTCCTTGATGGTTTCTCTAAGATTCCCTGTCTCCAAATGGATTTTGGCATCCACTACCCATGTAAGGTAGTTATTCCCAGTAATATCTAaggcaacaaaatcaagctttgccaagttcacattttcttttctgaaagaaaaatgagatgcgtaagaacttgcaataatatgtgttCTAGAGGAGTATAATGTTAAAACTTTTGGTTcttagaaaattttcattttgatctttatTCCAAAATGATAAGCATTCGAAACTTCAGACTCAAGATTTACATGATTAATGAGgagggcgattgtaccgcaccactCTTATTGAAACAATAtagcaggaaaatttaaatatgcataGCAAGGTGAGCGATTAtaccacaccacctaaaattgtagTAAAATTAAATCTGTAGTCCAAGATGggcgatgataccgcaccatcttcGATCGcagcaaaaataaataaacattggGTTAGTAATCACGAGCTACACTAAACAAGAAATTAAAGATATAAGTAATTGTTATATTGACAACTAGAAGTAGGCATGGTGCTAGCAGTTCTTCACGAGGGTCCATCTAGcaggtgataggagcatttttatgcgacttaattggcttgttctcatgcatttatgttatttttccttagttagtttagtgtttaaagtcattttcgtgcaatttcaggttttattgtcaaagtgtgcaaaaaggagcaatttggaacattctagagcatttttgggccaagattggattgtgcaagcatggaggcatgataagggacgaatttgaagacaaaagaggctatgaacatgctaaaaatctggtgaaacaaatacaagttgcaagaaggaataaatttctagaaggattgaccaaaacttcactcaaaaccaagaaattcttcaatgccgtgggcattgattcactttcaccagaaatttgagtgataatgcaatgcttaaatcaccatgacatgtgagtggatgatgcaatgcttaaactCCCTACCATTCACTACTATTCCCATGTGGgcattcaattattcttacaaTTATTACAacaattttgattttgattcctTACAATTAGTAAATAGTTTCGTTGAACTCAATTTCATTGTCACTATGATTACATATAGTTTTTTCCTGTCAAATGTGCAGGATTGTAGATAGTTAATAACCACTTTAATAACAATATCCAATTTTGCAGTCTCACTGAATCATTCCTACTTCAACTCCTTTTTACTATAACTCATTCTCatttcaattcaggtacgtaaAACACGATTGATAAGTTCAATAGGCATATGCTTCCTATACAGTTTGTGTCATAGGCCTAAACTTTCACATTTATCCTTTCATGTGACTCCCACGTGTTATAATCTAAGCAAAGTTTCAAGAACAAAAATGTAATTTGACATAATTTTATATTGCTTTTTAGTGCTTGCTAGCTTTCCATTGCCTCCTCAACACCCAGACAAAGCAAAGCACCAAGCGAGAATTTTGATTAAAGATGGGTACTTATCAACAACAGGAGATGAGGACAATTATTCAATCAAGAAACATGAATATGCATGTTAATTCAACATTTTTGAAAGAGAAAGTTAGTGGACCGAGCACTAAAAAAACCTTACTGTGCAGTGTAAAGGTAGATTCGACTAATTTAACCACAAACATAGTAAAGAAGTATGTTTTCTTTTATCAAGACTTATCATATTATCTAATTGCCCCACTTGAATGGCTCTACAGAAATTTAATTTTGATATACATTGGTGTGTACCATACACCGATATTTGAGGCCACAAGACCATTCTTAACTGCTGGACTCTTGGTCGCACATTTAACACTCATTCCATCCATTTCCTATCCTAACATACCGGAGTGTAGTAGAACTTTCTCCATTAGGGTCTACCCTCAATACCAATGTATTAGGTTTGCCGTGTGTAACTAGTAAGAAAATGAGTGAAATGACTTGATGCATTTGTGGGAAATTCTGGTATGAGACTGTGGCCAGGATTATTGGACCTAATGCCATATTAATGGAGAATTAAAGCTCTACGGCATATGGCCTCAGTCAAAGCATGTAGCAGTATATGCTGCAGAAGTAAATGTCAATGCATGTCTTTGAAGCAAGTTCTTAAGAAACTCAAGCAACCTATTAAATCCAtcaaattcatttaattattatctTGTAAGATCAGGACCACAACTACCgtaaacattttaattttcggGCATATATAAacttttgtgtttaatttacgTTACTAGATAAATGCTTATATGATTACACTGAGAATTTGGAGTACAAGAAAATTACTTTTAAGCACCATTAGtatatagggaattgttattggcacttcaaaaatctcattctacacttcaaactttctatatttggaaacaaaaatacacttgtgaggagtgtaaaatgagatttctgaggtgccaataacacttcctaGTATATATGAGTCTTTTtcataatcattttgttttttatttttagttttcattttttttgtgtttgagaCATGGGAAAGTgtttgaagaagaggaagtATGAAGAAGGGTGGTGATATGAAAGGAAGaaatacaaagaaaacatataaaaagaAAGAATTGTTAGgttagactaaatttgtagac
This is a stretch of genomic DNA from Malus domestica chromosome 02, GDT2T_hap1. It encodes these proteins:
- the LOC103404345 gene encoding uncharacterized protein: MDGMSVKCATKSPAVKNGLVASNIGVWYTPIKENVNLAKLDFVALDITGNNYLTWVVDAKIHLETGNLRETIKEENSASSQDRAKAMIFIRCHLDEGLKNEYLIVEDPLALWNELRNKYNHQKMMILPRACYEWTHLRIQDFKTVVEYNSAMFKISFQMKLCGETITEEDMLEKTFSIFNASNVLLQQQYTEQGFTEYNHLISMLLVAKQNNELLMKNHQSQPTGSQSFPEVNAASLEVNTTSSRSNNYKRGCSHKLG